A single window of Anaerobaca lacustris DNA harbors:
- the glgP gene encoding alpha-glucan family phosphorylase: MAFRNVFVYPRYPENLERLYSLAYNLWSTWNYEAIRLFYRVDASLFQKVKHNPVKLLMSLSQERIDELAHDDGFLFELERVWENYQEYMSHTEAGEAGKADGLTAGDVIAYFSMEFGLHECIPIYGGGLGILAGDFLKAASDMALPIIGVGLIYRFGYFTQRVNLDGLQEELFLEFDNHLIPVHEVRDAQGEAAYIDMTLGGEPLKVKLWEIQVGRTRLILLDTDIEDNPADFRDITRELYVADREKRLQQEVVLGIGGVMALERLDIHPTIYHINEGHSALLAIARLKQLTRDRKLSLSEAKALIRASTVFTTHTPVTAGNESFKMPLVKQYLESEAEALGLSFEELAEYGLFGENEEVFWLPAVAIRFATHVNGVSKLHGEVSRQMWAELFPGLQTREIPISHVTNGVHRSWLSQPFTELLNRHVGPTYIYCAKSRGLSDKVTHIPDEEIWEAHRKNKQNLVTFVRRKLAVDLAAKGFIQRRIENLTRLLNPEYMTVVYARRFAKYKRATLILRDKERLAKILTNSSKPVQLLFAGKAHPADKAGKEMIREVIHFARDYRLEDRVIFLEDYDVDIARHLAWGADVWLNTPIRPNEASGTSGMKAAINGVLNLSVLDGWWPEAYDGENGWAITAGQFYEQSELQEVAEANQIYDLLEAVITEMYYDRSEVGIPTQWVEMMRRSIATACSGFNMNRVLAEYTRKYYIPAKQQVHSLSANDFEPLRKAMQGQGALLNSWDKVTIRDLSTTADRKDRVCQGEKVEVHCMVDFHGAPADAFGVELYLSQNNIDEFTVIPMTGGEMQGHSRSYACSFDIVEHGLLTMNVRLRPADPILRDSHPELIKWAQ, from the coding sequence ATGGCCTTCAGGAACGTCTTCGTCTACCCGCGGTATCCCGAGAACCTCGAACGGCTGTACAGTCTGGCCTACAACCTGTGGTCCACCTGGAACTACGAGGCCATTCGGCTGTTCTATCGCGTCGACGCCTCGTTGTTTCAGAAGGTCAAGCACAATCCCGTCAAGCTTCTGATGAGTCTCTCGCAGGAGCGGATCGACGAACTCGCTCACGACGACGGGTTCCTGTTCGAGTTGGAGCGGGTCTGGGAGAACTACCAGGAGTACATGTCGCACACCGAGGCCGGCGAGGCGGGCAAGGCCGACGGTCTGACGGCCGGCGACGTCATCGCCTATTTCTCGATGGAGTTCGGGCTGCATGAGTGCATCCCCATCTACGGCGGCGGACTGGGCATCCTGGCCGGCGATTTCCTCAAGGCGGCGTCCGACATGGCCCTTCCGATCATCGGCGTTGGCCTGATCTACCGGTTCGGCTACTTCACCCAGCGCGTCAATCTCGACGGCCTTCAGGAAGAGCTGTTCCTCGAGTTCGACAATCACCTCATCCCCGTCCACGAGGTGCGCGACGCCCAGGGAGAAGCGGCCTATATCGACATGACACTTGGGGGAGAGCCCCTGAAGGTCAAGCTGTGGGAGATCCAGGTCGGCCGCACCCGTTTGATCCTTCTCGATACCGACATTGAAGACAACCCCGCCGATTTTCGCGACATCACGCGAGAGCTGTATGTCGCCGACCGGGAGAAACGCCTCCAGCAGGAAGTCGTCCTCGGCATCGGCGGCGTCATGGCCCTGGAGCGGCTGGACATCCATCCGACGATCTACCACATCAACGAAGGGCATTCGGCCCTGCTGGCAATTGCCCGGCTCAAGCAGTTGACGCGCGACCGCAAGCTCAGCCTGTCCGAGGCCAAGGCCCTGATCCGGGCGTCCACCGTCTTCACGACGCACACGCCCGTCACGGCCGGCAACGAGAGCTTCAAGATGCCACTGGTCAAGCAGTACCTCGAGTCGGAGGCGGAAGCCCTCGGTCTTTCCTTCGAGGAGCTGGCGGAGTACGGCCTCTTCGGCGAGAACGAGGAGGTCTTCTGGCTGCCCGCCGTCGCGATCCGATTCGCCACGCACGTCAACGGCGTCTCCAAGCTCCACGGCGAGGTCTCACGCCAGATGTGGGCGGAACTGTTTCCCGGTTTGCAGACCCGCGAGATCCCAATCAGCCACGTCACCAACGGCGTCCATCGCTCCTGGCTCAGCCAGCCGTTCACCGAACTGCTCAACCGGCACGTCGGCCCGACCTACATCTACTGCGCCAAGAGCCGGGGGCTCTCCGACAAGGTCACGCACATCCCCGACGAGGAAATCTGGGAGGCGCACCGCAAGAACAAGCAGAACCTCGTTACGTTCGTCCGTCGCAAACTCGCGGTGGACCTGGCCGCCAAGGGGTTCATTCAGAGACGGATCGAAAACCTCACCCGCCTGCTGAATCCGGAGTACATGACGGTGGTCTACGCCCGACGGTTCGCCAAGTACAAGCGCGCCACGCTCATCCTCAGGGACAAGGAACGCCTGGCCAAGATCCTGACCAACAGCAGCAAGCCGGTCCAACTGCTCTTTGCGGGCAAGGCCCACCCGGCGGACAAGGCCGGAAAGGAGATGATCCGAGAGGTCATCCACTTCGCCAGGGACTACCGCCTCGAAGACCGCGTGATCTTCCTCGAAGACTACGACGTCGATATCGCCCGCCACCTCGCCTGGGGCGCCGACGTCTGGCTCAACACCCCGATCCGTCCGAACGAGGCCAGCGGCACCTCCGGCATGAAGGCGGCCATCAACGGCGTTCTGAACCTCAGCGTCCTGGACGGCTGGTGGCCCGAGGCCTACGACGGCGAAAACGGATGGGCCATCACCGCCGGCCAGTTCTACGAGCAGTCAGAGTTGCAGGAGGTCGCCGAGGCCAACCAGATCTACGACCTGCTCGAAGCCGTCATCACCGAGATGTACTACGACCGCAGCGAGGTGGGCATCCCCACGCAGTGGGTCGAGATGATGCGACGCTCGATCGCGACCGCATGCTCCGGCTTCAACATGAACCGTGTTCTGGCCGAGTATACCCGCAAGTACTATATCCCCGCCAAGCAACAGGTGCACAGTCTCTCGGCCAACGACTTCGAGCCGCTCCGCAAGGCTATGCAGGGCCAGGGCGCGTTGCTGAACAGTTGGGACAAAGTGACCATCCGCGATCTGTCCACCACCGCCGACCGCAAGGACCGCGTCTGCCAGGGCGAGAAGGTGGAGGTCCATTGCATGGTCGATTTCCACGGGGCGCCGGCTGACGCGTTCGGCGTGGAGCTGTACCTCAGCCAGAACAACATCGACGAGTTCACCGTGATCCCGATGACCGGCGGTGAGATGCAGGGCCATTCGCGGTCGTACGCCTGCTCGTTCGACATCGTCGAGCACGGCCTGCTCACGATGAATGTGCGCCTGCGCCCGGCCGACCCGATCCTGCGCGATTCCCACCCCGAACTGATCAAGTGGGCCCAGTAG
- a CDS encoding cupin domain-containing protein codes for MPTVKDIVVRKPTQQEADRCKAWPIWTCEPSTFDWSYTEKETCLILEGKVTVTDREGSIAFGPGDFVIFPQDLDCVWNVEEAVKKHYNFG; via the coding sequence ATGCCGACGGTAAAGGATATCGTCGTACGCAAACCGACCCAACAGGAGGCCGACCGCTGCAAGGCTTGGCCGATCTGGACCTGCGAACCGAGTACGTTCGACTGGTCCTATACGGAAAAGGAGACCTGCCTGATTCTGGAGGGCAAGGTTACGGTAACCGACCGCGAAGGGTCCATTGCCTTTGGGCCGGGCGATTTCGTCATCTTCCCGCAGGACCTCGACTGCGTCTGGAACGTGGAAGAGGCGGTTAAGAAGCACTACAATTTCGGTTGA
- a CDS encoding HD domain-containing protein — protein sequence MDPNALPRFRRWFDQYTSRFFGDDEYVNANLRLKQEHTARTCSEIARLARELALDENETRIAELTALFHDVGRFSQFAQYRTYNDLRSIDHGQRGVEVLRGEGVLDSLPAEERQWVETAVALHGRKSLPSALKGRALLFTKLIRDADKIDIFRVVTDHYKRYRQDPDNFALEVELPDDPQYCPEVLEAVRNEEAVDWAKLRTLTDAKLCQLGWVYDLNFTASLRRIEECGYLAELIGFLPQDEEIQSLCQKVSADVASRLAAVP from the coding sequence ATGGACCCGAACGCACTGCCACGCTTCAGACGCTGGTTCGACCAGTATACCAGCCGTTTCTTCGGAGACGACGAGTACGTCAACGCCAATCTGCGCCTCAAGCAGGAGCACACCGCCCGAACGTGCTCGGAGATCGCGCGGCTGGCGCGCGAGCTGGCTCTGGACGAGAACGAAACGCGGATCGCCGAGCTGACGGCGCTCTTTCACGACGTGGGCCGGTTTTCCCAGTTTGCCCAGTATCGCACGTACAACGACTTGCGGAGCATCGACCACGGCCAGAGAGGCGTTGAGGTGTTGCGCGGGGAGGGGGTCCTCGACAGTCTGCCGGCCGAGGAGCGACAGTGGGTGGAAACCGCGGTCGCCCTTCACGGGCGCAAGTCGCTGCCTTCGGCGCTCAAAGGCCGGGCCCTGTTGTTCACCAAGCTCATCCGCGATGCAGACAAGATCGACATCTTCCGGGTCGTCACCGACCACTATAAGCGATATCGCCAGGACCCTGACAACTTCGCCCTCGAAGTGGAATTGCCCGATGATCCGCAGTATTGCCCCGAGGTGCTGGAGGCGGTTCGGAACGAGGAGGCGGTGGACTGGGCGAAGCTGCGCACGCTCACCGACGCCAAGCTCTGCCAGCTTGGCTGGGTCTACGACCTGAACTTCACGGCCTCGCTGCGTCGGATTGAGGAGTGCGGCTACCTAGCCGAACTGATCGGTTTCCTGCCACAGGATGAGGAAATCCAGAGCCTCTGCCAGAAAGTCTCGGCCGACGTCGCCTCCCGGCTCGCGGCGGTCCCATAG
- a CDS encoding DUF134 domain-containing protein yields the protein MPRPRHCRRVAMVPHVAYYKPRGVPLSALQCVELAVDELEALRLADLEGLYQEEAARRMNVSRQTFGRIIESAHKKVADALVHGKALSIEGGPIEVTEPQANRPEPPCRRGGPMGGPHRCRRRGAGRGHTT from the coding sequence ATGCCCAGACCCAGACATTGCAGGCGGGTGGCCATGGTCCCCCACGTGGCCTACTACAAACCCAGGGGCGTGCCGCTGTCGGCGCTGCAGTGCGTCGAACTGGCGGTCGATGAGCTTGAGGCCCTGCGCCTGGCCGACCTGGAGGGGCTCTACCAGGAGGAAGCGGCCCGGCGGATGAACGTCTCGCGGCAAACGTTCGGACGCATCATCGAGTCCGCCCACAAGAAAGTCGCCGACGCTCTCGTCCACGGCAAAGCCCTGTCCATCGAAGGCGGCCCCATCGAAGTGACCGAACCACAGGCCAACCGGCCGGAACCACCCTGTCGCCGAGGCGGACCGATGGGAGGACCACACCGCTGCCGACGACGAGGAGCAGGACGCGGACACACCACCTGA
- a CDS encoding PaaI family thioesterase — MSAGTAAGREHNHCLICGKRNPWSLGLQFRADATGQVRAHFQAHRRLQGYDGILHGGVIASLLDAAMTHCLFHRDVRAVTGDLHIRFVQPISCSARVEIRAQVVLAKSPLYRLRAELCCAGRVMAWAEAKFLQHHAGDSESEIET; from the coding sequence ATGTCCGCGGGGACGGCGGCCGGTAGAGAACACAACCACTGTCTCATCTGTGGCAAGCGCAATCCGTGGTCGCTCGGATTGCAGTTTCGCGCCGATGCGACGGGACAGGTCCGCGCCCACTTCCAGGCGCATCGGCGGCTCCAGGGCTACGACGGGATTCTGCATGGCGGTGTCATTGCTTCACTGCTCGATGCGGCGATGACCCACTGCCTGTTTCATCGCGACGTCCGCGCGGTGACGGGCGACCTGCACATCCGTTTCGTGCAACCGATCTCGTGTTCGGCGCGTGTGGAAATCCGAGCGCAGGTCGTGCTGGCCAAGTCCCCGCTGTATCGACTGCGGGCGGAACTGTGCTGTGCCGGACGCGTCATGGCTTGGGCTGAGGCCAAGTTCCTGCAGCACCACGCAGGCGATTCGGAATCGGAGATAGAGACCTGA
- a CDS encoding iron-sulfur cluster carrier protein MrpORP, with amino-acid sequence MANRIGRRILVMSGKGGVGKSSIAVNLAVWLSGQGRRVGLLDIDIHGPSVPKLLRLEGTRLTAYDEKIEPVLYGDSLKVMSIAFMLSNPNEAVIWRGPMKHNMIQQFCDGVAWGDLDDLVVDCPPGTGDEALSAVQVLGTVDGVVIVTTPQDLAVVDVRKCVTFCKQLSLPVLGIVENMSGFVCPHCGKRTDIFPGAGGEQIAEDFRVPFLGGVPMDPTVAQSGDAGKPLITFEKDSPTAQAFAHVFQPLLGEPKQDTKQKETSNMKIAIPLADGKLTAHFGHCGQFAIVDVDPQSKTIRSQMVLDPPPHEPGVLPAWLAEKGVSLVIAGGMGQRAQMLFADKNIEVIVGAPVDTPEALVSDYLAGALQTGDNVCDH; translated from the coding sequence GTGGCGAATCGCATCGGTCGCAGAATTCTCGTCATGAGCGGCAAGGGTGGCGTGGGCAAGAGTAGCATCGCGGTCAATCTGGCCGTCTGGCTCAGCGGACAGGGCCGGCGCGTTGGCCTGCTGGACATCGACATCCATGGCCCGAGCGTCCCGAAGCTGTTGCGGCTCGAAGGCACCCGATTGACAGCGTACGACGAGAAGATCGAACCCGTCCTCTATGGCGATTCGCTGAAGGTCATGAGCATCGCCTTCATGCTGAGCAATCCCAATGAGGCGGTGATCTGGCGCGGGCCGATGAAACACAACATGATCCAGCAGTTCTGCGACGGCGTCGCCTGGGGCGACCTGGACGATCTCGTCGTGGACTGCCCGCCCGGGACCGGCGACGAGGCGCTTTCGGCGGTCCAGGTGCTCGGTACGGTCGACGGTGTCGTGATCGTGACGACGCCGCAGGACCTGGCGGTGGTGGACGTCCGCAAGTGCGTGACGTTCTGTAAGCAGTTGAGCCTGCCGGTGCTGGGCATTGTCGAGAACATGAGCGGCTTTGTCTGCCCCCATTGCGGCAAACGCACGGACATCTTCCCCGGCGCCGGCGGCGAGCAGATCGCCGAGGACTTCCGTGTCCCGTTCCTGGGCGGGGTCCCGATGGACCCGACGGTGGCGCAGTCGGGCGATGCGGGCAAGCCGCTGATCACATTCGAGAAGGACAGCCCCACGGCACAGGCATTCGCGCATGTCTTCCAGCCGCTGCTGGGCGAGCCGAAACAAGATACGAAACAAAAGGAGACGAGCAACATGAAGATTGCGATTCCATTGGCCGATGGCAAGCTGACGGCGCATTTTGGACACTGCGGGCAGTTTGCCATCGTCGACGTCGATCCTCAGAGCAAGACGATCCGAAGTCAGATGGTGCTGGACCCGCCGCCGCACGAGCCGGGTGTATTGCCCGCCTGGCTGGCCGAGAAGGGTGTGAGTCTGGTCATCGCCGGTGGGATGGGCCAGCGCGCCCAGATGTTGTTCGCCGATAAGAACATCGAGGTGATCGTCGGCGCCCCGGTCGACACGCCGGAGGCCCTTGTCAGCGATTACCTCGCGGGCGCGCTGCAGACAGGCGACAATGTCTGCGACCACTAG
- a CDS encoding ATP-binding protein, with protein MKEIVVISGKGGTGKTSLVAAFASLAQNAVLADCDVDAADLHLILKPDVRESHNFSGGKLARIRADKCIGCGECERVCRFEAVSLNGPGNELVAKTCTIDSVACEGCGVCVQFCPVDAIDFEDAINGRWFISETRFGPMVHARLGTAEENSGKLVSLIRKQARRIASERGVGANDDSPLLLVDGSPGIGCPVIASITGADLILVVTEPTLSGRHDLGRVAQLTAHFGIPTAVCINKWDINPDVTEAIEAGARDKGLVLAGKIDYDPAVTNAQVAEKTIIEYARNQTAAQVVSVWNIITDSLKTTK; from the coding sequence ATGAAAGAGATCGTGGTCATCAGCGGCAAAGGCGGAACGGGCAAGACGAGCCTGGTTGCGGCGTTCGCGAGCCTGGCCCAGAATGCCGTGCTGGCCGACTGCGACGTAGACGCGGCGGACCTACACCTGATCCTCAAGCCCGACGTGCGGGAGAGCCACAACTTCAGCGGAGGCAAACTCGCCCGCATCCGTGCCGACAAGTGCATCGGCTGCGGCGAGTGCGAGCGCGTCTGCCGATTCGAGGCCGTATCGCTGAACGGGCCCGGCAACGAACTCGTGGCCAAGACCTGCACGATCGATTCGGTGGCCTGCGAGGGTTGCGGCGTGTGCGTCCAGTTCTGTCCCGTCGATGCGATCGATTTCGAGGATGCGATCAACGGCCGCTGGTTTATCTCCGAGACGCGATTCGGGCCGATGGTCCACGCCCGACTTGGCACCGCCGAGGAGAACAGCGGCAAGCTCGTCAGCCTGATCCGCAAGCAGGCGAGGCGGATCGCCAGTGAGCGGGGCGTAGGGGCGAATGATGATTCGCCCCTACTGTTGGTGGACGGCTCGCCCGGCATCGGCTGTCCGGTGATTGCATCGATCACGGGCGCGGACCTCATCCTCGTGGTGACGGAGCCAACTCTTTCGGGTCGGCACGACCTCGGTCGTGTGGCTCAACTGACGGCCCATTTCGGCATCCCGACGGCGGTGTGCATCAACAAATGGGACATCAATCCCGACGTCACGGAGGCCATCGAAGCGGGCGCTCGGGACAAAGGGCTCGTCTTGGCCGGAAAGATCGACTACGATCCGGCGGTGACGAACGCCCAGGTGGCGGAAAAGACGATCATCGAATATGCTCGGAACCAAACGGCCGCGCAGGTCGTTTCGGTATGGAACATCATCACGGATTCTCTGAAGACGACGAAGTAG
- a CDS encoding ATP-binding protein: MIVAVASGKGGTGKTTVATNLAKVCAAAGKPTQYLDCDVEEPNGDIFLKPQIDRREEVTVEVPQVDAARCIGCGRCGQICQYSAIICIGDQVLTFEQLCHSCGGCWLVCPAEAIKRKPLRIGEIETGHAGPLAFVSGRLEIGHVRTPSLIRSVKRHVQSDGLAIVDVPPGTSCPVVAAIKGVDFVLLVTEPTPFGLNDLKLAVALVREMKLPFAVAINRDGIGNDQTQAYCEGEGIEIVARIPDDRRIAQAYSAGQMIVDALPEYTEQFGDLATRLGAL, translated from the coding sequence ATGATCGTTGCGGTGGCGTCGGGCAAAGGCGGCACGGGCAAGACCACCGTGGCGACGAATCTGGCGAAGGTCTGCGCTGCGGCGGGCAAACCGACTCAGTATCTCGACTGCGACGTGGAAGAGCCGAACGGGGACATCTTTCTGAAGCCGCAGATCGACCGGCGCGAGGAAGTGACGGTAGAGGTGCCGCAGGTGGATGCCGCCAGGTGCATCGGGTGCGGCCGGTGCGGCCAGATCTGTCAGTACAGCGCCATCATCTGCATCGGCGATCAGGTGCTGACATTCGAGCAACTGTGCCACAGTTGCGGCGGATGCTGGCTGGTATGTCCGGCTGAGGCGATTAAGCGAAAGCCGCTGCGGATCGGCGAGATCGAGACGGGCCACGCCGGGCCGCTGGCGTTCGTCTCCGGACGGCTGGAGATCGGCCATGTGCGAACGCCCTCGCTGATTCGTTCGGTCAAGCGACACGTTCAGTCCGATGGGCTGGCCATCGTGGACGTGCCGCCGGGGACATCGTGCCCGGTGGTCGCGGCGATCAAGGGCGTGGACTTCGTCCTGCTGGTGACGGAGCCAACACCGTTCGGGCTCAACGACCTGAAGCTGGCGGTCGCCCTGGTGCGGGAAATGAAGCTGCCGTTTGCCGTGGCGATCAATCGCGACGGGATCGGCAACGACCAGACACAGGCGTACTGCGAAGGGGAAGGCATCGAGATTGTGGCGAGGATTCCCGATGACCGGCGGATCGCGCAGGCCTATTCGGCCGGACAGATGATCGTCGATGCTCTGCCCGAATACACCGAGCAGTTCGGCGATCTGGCGACGCGACTGGGGGCGCTCTGA
- a CDS encoding class I SAM-dependent methyltransferase: MKKTHRHNWLTYRMELCVIRLRDLIRPPAKVLTDVGVQSGMTVLDFGCGPGGFSLAAAQIVGCNGVVYAVDVQPAALESVRRGAARRRIDNLRPLLGDEISQVPSASVDMVLLYDVLHIDPDPASPRALLETIHRVLKPDGVLSVRDHHLEERPIVTHVTDGGLFRPTEHNRWAFQFEKIATTETNP; encoded by the coding sequence ATGAAGAAGACACATAGACACAACTGGCTCACGTATCGCATGGAGCTGTGCGTAATCCGCCTGCGAGACCTGATTCGGCCGCCGGCCAAGGTGCTCACCGATGTGGGCGTACAATCGGGGATGACGGTTCTGGATTTCGGCTGCGGGCCCGGCGGCTTCTCGCTGGCCGCCGCCCAAATTGTCGGATGCAACGGTGTGGTCTACGCAGTGGACGTGCAACCGGCGGCCCTCGAATCGGTGCGTCGCGGCGCCGCTCGTCGCCGGATCGACAATCTGCGTCCCCTTCTTGGGGATGAGATATCCCAAGTGCCATCGGCGAGCGTGGACATGGTCCTGCTCTACGATGTCCTGCACATCGATCCGGACCCGGCCTCGCCCCGTGCACTCCTGGAGACGATCCATCGCGTACTCAAACCTGATGGAGTCCTTTCTGTGAGGGATCATCATCTTGAGGAAAGACCGATAGTGACGCACGTAACCGACGGCGGCCTCTTCCGGCCGACCGAGCACAACCGATGGGCGTTCCAGTTTGAGAAGATCGCAACCACGGAGACGAACCCATGA
- the tsaA gene encoding tRNA (N6-threonylcarbamoyladenosine(37)-N6)-methyltransferase TrmO: MTAEMASLVYTPIGVIRSEHHEPEKTPIQPVYARGCSGRAEILPQYAEGLKDLDGFSHLLLLYHFHRAGKPLLTVVPFTDDQPRGLFSTRSPRRPNPIGLSLVRLLRIEGATLHLSDVDILDGTPLLDIKPYIPRFERVDDASAGWTATVDEETARQRGRRGYGE; this comes from the coding sequence ATGACGGCAGAGATGGCGTCCCTCGTCTACACGCCCATCGGCGTCATTCGAAGCGAGCATCACGAGCCGGAGAAGACGCCGATCCAGCCGGTGTACGCACGCGGATGCAGCGGCCGTGCGGAGATTCTGCCGCAATACGCCGAAGGACTCAAGGACCTCGACGGCTTCTCGCACCTTCTGCTGCTATACCATTTCCATCGCGCGGGCAAACCGCTGCTGACCGTGGTGCCGTTCACCGACGACCAGCCCAGAGGGCTCTTCTCAACGAGGAGCCCGAGGCGGCCGAATCCAATCGGTCTTTCATTAGTGCGACTGCTTCGGATCGAAGGCGCGACACTCCATCTGAGCGACGTGGACATTCTCGACGGCACCCCATTGCTGGACATCAAGCCTTACATTCCGCGCTTCGAGCGAGTGGATGACGCCTCCGCCGGTTGGACGGCAACGGTAGACGAAGAGACCGCCCGTCAGCGCGGGCGGCGAGGGTACGGGGAGTGA
- a CDS encoding NifB/NifX family molybdenum-iron cluster-binding protein, whose amino-acid sequence MKIAVTSVGRTMDAQVDPRFGRAACFVVVDTESMEFQAVENSNVDAGGGAGISAAKVVIDAGAQAVLTGNCGPNAERTLRAGNVKLYTGVTGTVAEAVEQFKAGKLTEATGPNVQSHSGMNP is encoded by the coding sequence ATGAAGATAGCCGTCACATCAGTCGGCCGGACGATGGATGCGCAGGTGGACCCGCGATTCGGACGGGCGGCGTGTTTCGTCGTCGTCGATACGGAGAGCATGGAATTTCAGGCAGTGGAAAACAGCAACGTCGATGCCGGCGGCGGCGCGGGGATCAGCGCCGCCAAGGTCGTGATCGACGCCGGGGCCCAGGCCGTGCTGACGGGCAACTGCGGCCCGAACGCCGAACGCACGCTCCGCGCGGGCAACGTCAAGCTCTACACGGGCGTGACGGGCACCGTGGCCGAGGCGGTCGAGCAGTTCAAGGCCGGCAAGCTGACCGAAGCGACCGGGCCGAACGTACAATCCCATTCCGGGATGAACCCATGA
- a CDS encoding DUF5320 domain-containing protein, protein MPGGDGTGPMGMGPMTGRAAGYCAGNAMPGYANPMGGRGRGFWGAGRGRGGRGRGRGFGFGAGRFAFVPVGAGYPAYGPMAPTPEQELEGLKQQASYLQDALADIQKRIDELAAQTK, encoded by the coding sequence ATGCCAGGTGGAGATGGAACAGGTCCGATGGGTATGGGTCCGATGACGGGAAGAGCGGCCGGATACTGCGCTGGGAATGCGATGCCCGGCTATGCCAATCCGATGGGCGGTCGAGGCCGAGGGTTCTGGGGCGCCGGTCGCGGACGCGGCGGCCGGGGTCGGGGCCGGGGCTTCGGGTTCGGCGCCGGTCGGTTTGCCTTTGTGCCGGTCGGCGCGGGCTATCCAGCGTATGGCCCGATGGCGCCGACGCCGGAACAGGAACTGGAAGGCCTCAAGCAGCAGGCGAGCTACCTTCAGGACGCGCTGGCCGATATTCAGAAGCGCATCGACGAGCTTGCCGCACAGACGAAGTAA